The following proteins come from a genomic window of Aequorivita marisscotiae:
- a CDS encoding PorV/PorQ family protein produces MKEKFFLLLLLASATLSAQTVRKYSNEFMNIGVDAAAFGMSNAVVASSADVNSGYWNPAGLVNLEDKQISLMHASYFANIANYDYAAFAMPLDDKSAVGLSLIRFGVDDILNTTQLIDSEGNIDYNRISLFSTADYGVTFSYARKLPLDGLNYGVNAKVIRRIIGDFASSWGFGLDAAVQFRNDKWMFGIMARDITTTFNAWSIDEEKFAEIQGAVEGQNQELPETTEITIPKLQFGIARKFVYNYDYTLLAEVDLNFRFAETNDVIATSVASITPSLGLEFAYIDMVYVRGGVGNFQNIKQLDGSESVGFQPNIGVGFRYKGIQVDYALTDIGDQSAALYSNVFSLKLDWDLFR; encoded by the coding sequence ATATTCTAACGAATTTATGAATATTGGAGTAGATGCCGCTGCTTTTGGCATGAGCAACGCCGTGGTGGCTTCTTCTGCCGATGTAAACTCGGGATACTGGAATCCGGCCGGCTTGGTAAATTTGGAAGACAAACAAATTTCGTTGATGCACGCTTCCTATTTTGCGAATATTGCCAATTACGATTACGCTGCCTTCGCCATGCCGCTAGACGATAAAAGTGCGGTGGGCCTTTCCTTAATTCGTTTTGGAGTTGACGATATTTTAAATACCACCCAACTTATAGACAGTGAGGGCAATATAGATTACAACCGGATTAGTTTATTTTCAACAGCCGATTATGGGGTTACTTTTTCGTACGCCCGGAAACTGCCTCTCGACGGCTTAAATTACGGTGTGAATGCCAAAGTTATTAGACGAATTATTGGCGACTTCGCCTCCTCCTGGGGCTTTGGGTTGGATGCTGCGGTTCAATTTAGAAATGATAAATGGATGTTCGGTATTATGGCGCGCGACATTACCACCACTTTTAACGCTTGGAGTATAGACGAAGAAAAATTTGCCGAGATTCAAGGCGCCGTAGAAGGTCAAAATCAGGAATTGCCCGAAACTACCGAAATTACTATTCCAAAGCTACAATTTGGTATAGCGAGAAAGTTTGTTTACAATTACGATTACACCTTATTGGCCGAAGTAGATCTAAATTTTAGATTTGCAGAAACCAACGATGTTATTGCAACTTCAGTTGCCAGTATAACCCCTTCCTTAGGCCTCGAATTTGCTTATATAGATATGGTTTATGTACGCGGTGGCGTTGGGAATTTTCAAAATATAAAACAATTGGACGGCAGTGAATCTGTAGGTTTTCAGCCTAATATTGGCGTGGGTTTTCGATATAAAGGCATTCAAGTAGATTACGCTTTAACCGATATTGGCGATCAAAGTGCGGCGCTTTATAGCAATGTTTTTTCGTTGAAATTGGATTGGGATTTGTTTAGATAG